Within Sphingobium aromaticiconvertens, the genomic segment CAACGCCGACAATATCAACGCCACCAACCCGATGGCGATGGCGGTCAGGCTATATTGAATGGCGATGACCTTGTGATCCTGGCTCCAGATATATTTCGTGACCCAGCTATGCGGATGATGCAGCGGGCGCAGGTCGTCGGCCAGGGTGGTTGCCATTAGCGTATGCTCCCAATGGTGGGTGTGATACAGGCATTGGCCCTGTTCATCAGGAGCGACAGGGCAGCGGGAGGGGCTTCCGCCAAAATCTGCCCGAAACTGATCTGCTGCGCCTGCCAGGCCGCGAACGCCTTGGGGGATTCCACGATCACCTTGCCGCGCATCTCATGATGGCCAACGCCACACAGTTCCGCGCAGAGTATGTCATATGTCCCGGCCTTGGTCGGCGTCATCCAGAAATAGGTTACGATGCCGGGCACCAGATCCATTTTCGCGCGAAATTCGGGCACATAGAAATCATGCAGCACGTCCTTGGACCGCAGCACGATCTTGACCGGTTTGCCCAGCGGCAGATGCATATCGCCGCTCTCGATCAGAATATCATCGCGTCCGAACGGATCGAGTGGGTCGAGGCCCAGCGGGTTTTCGGGCGTGATATATTTGACCGCCGCCGCACCCAATGTGCCATCCGGCCCCGGATAGCGGA encodes:
- a CDS encoding cytochrome c oxidase subunit II, which encodes MPIAVAIALLVIGSVAFHIFSPWWQTPIASNWASIDSALDITLLICAAAFVALNLFLAWVLVRYRHRDGHRAHYEPENTSLEKRLTFWTAIGIAGMLAPGLAAWGKYVSVPQEAAIMEAVGQQWQWSFRYPGPDGTLGAAAVKYITPENPLGLDPLDPFGRDDILIESGDMHLPLGKPVKIVLRSKDVLHDFYVPEFRAKMDLVPGIVTYFWMTPTKAGTYDILCAELCGVGHHEMRGKVIVESPKAFAAWQAQQISFGQILAEAPPAALSLLMNRANACITPTIGSIR